The Bacteroidota bacterium genome segment CAACCGCATTCACCGGATTGTACACCAATATCGAATCATCCAAACCCGCCGAAGTGATCGCGGCAAAGTCGCCATCGACCGCCACCACGCTGGAAATCCGTACAGGAACATAACCCAACGTTGTCGTCAATGGATTCACCTGATCCGGCAAAAAGCCCATCCGCATCACAGCCCCATGGCCGTTTCTACCCACGCCATCGTGCCGCGAAACCGCAACAAAAACATCACCCGAACCCGCAAATGGAACCGTCAAGGTCGCCAAATCCGGAATGCCATTCCCCAGGAATGAATTGGGGAATCGGCCATAAAGGGTTCCGGGCGTGACATTCGTCGGATCAATGTGCAAAGTAAACGCAAGGCCATGGCCAAACGTGACCGGCGTGCCAGCATCCCCCCAATGCACCAAGAAAAAGACCGTGTCTCCGACCGGAAACGAATCCAATTCGGGTTCAATCCAAACCGGTACGCCGGTCAGAATGTCATTGTTTTTGTTGTGGGTGAGGCCGAAATTCTGGTGAATGGCGATCGTATCGGCAAATTGCACAATGCCATTGCCATCGCAGTCCAAGTGCTTGAAATTGGCACCCAGCGGCAACGAATTGCTCCAATTGGTTGCGGGTTGACCATGCCAACTGAGGGTCGCATTGGGCCTCGTCGTGCCTGTAGCAGCCATGCCGTAGGCAACGGCCAGCAAGTCGGCATTGTCGGCCACACCATCGTGATTCGCATCGCCCGGCCACACGCAATCCGGCGCGAGTTGCAATTGGATCGTATCTGCAGCGGTGCAGCCATTGACATCCGTAACCGTCAAACTATACGTCCCACTCGCACTCACACTCAGGCTACTCGTGGTCGCGCCTGTGGACCAAGCATAGCTGCTTGCCCCATTCGGCCCTGTCAACACCCAAGTTGTATCCGGGCAGGGCCAAGACGAAATTCGAGAGGAAAATGGCACGCCAGCAGCGCCGGCAGCCCGCTCACCCTGCACCCGTCGCACCACCTCACACTGTCGGTCGCGCCATGTTCCCAAGGTAGGTGTTGAATCCTGCCGTAGCCAAGGATATTCGCTCCCAGACAAACCGTTTGTTGGGACCAATGGAAACAGTGGGGCGGAATGGTCAACACCCGAGCGGTCCCGTCAGCCATCGCGTCCGTCACAGTCCGCCATAAGTCCCACTCGCACTCACGGTCACATTGTTGGTGGTTGCGCCATTGCTCCAGAGGTAGCTGCTGAATCCCGGGGTTGCCGCAAAAGTCGCATTCGTCCCGGGACAAACCGTCTGATTGGGGCCGATGGAACAGTGGGGCGTAATTGTGGGCAAAAAAACCTTAACCAGAGTAGCGGCGGCCGTGAAGGTGTCCCGGACAAACCGTCTTGCCAAGAAGTCGAGGATTACCAATCGGTTTGGGTACTGCTCGCCGTCCCGCATTGATCCGATGCGGTTAAAGTCACAACATGCAGGCCGCAGGGAAGCGTGACGGTCAAAGTTGTAGGCCCGCTGTTGCCGCTGCCACCGTTGGCGAGACAGTTTTGGCCCAGAATCGACCAATTGAGCATGGCCCCCGGCGTGCCGGTCGAGGTGAAGGTGACTGTATTTCCAACGACATTGGACGTAAATGATGCAGTGAGGCCACTTGGACATGCCGCCGAACATTGTAGCAACGAAGTCCCATTCGCAGGGGTTGGAAGGGGTGTCCAGTTCAACGGTGTCGCCGTCAAGGCTGTGCTGCTGATGATTGCTGCAGAATATGTGGCGGTGGTATTGGTGAATTCAACCACGGCCTGCGGCGCATAAACCGATGCCGGCAATTGGCAATCGGTAGGGGAGCTGTGCCGGTGAATTTCGAGCGGATTTGCGGTGATTCCGGATTTGCCCAGCGTATAACATTGTCCGGAGCCAGCAACGTAGGCATCCCAGGTGTCTTCGTTGTAGGTGGCACCGGTCGTGCCGTAGGCATTGAAAGTCAGGGTGAAAGTCGATGGATCCAAATCCACCACGAACTTCTCCTTCTGCGGGGCCACATTGAATTGTGATGGGTTCCGGTTGAGGGTACCCCAGCCGATCCAATGCCCGTTGGGGTACTTTACCAAACTCCGAATCACCGGTTTTTGGAGCGGATTGTTGGCCGAACCCGTCATGCCTACGCGGTAGAGCCTGCTTTCGACCGCATGGGTCATCGTATTGAACCGGAATACGCCCAAGCGCGGCGTAGAACCGGTGCCCGCATAGATGTCACTGACAGACAGCATGCCATACATATTCCCATCGCAGTCCATTCCCAATCCCATTTCGCCCAAAAAGAAGGCGTTTGTTCCTCCGAATGGCAGCGTGGTCGTGTACTTCTCATAGCCGATGCCAGCCGGATTCAGGTGGACAAATTCGAGCGTGGTGCTGTTCGAATTCGGCTGTTGCACCAACCACATCGAACCGTCAGGCGCTTCCATTCCCCCATAAATTTTGGAGGTATTGAGGTAGCGCACATACTGAACGTTGAAGTTGAGATCCAGCTTGATATAATAACTGTTGAATTGGCCTTGACCCTCCTTGACTACGAAAAAGTAGCCACTCGGAACCTTGAACGAAGTTGTTCCCAATTGCCCGATCGTGTTGATGGGCAGGTATTTGGCTTGAACAACGTTCCCGAATTTGTCCAATTCGCCCCAAAATGGATCAAAGTTGGATCCGGAGTTGAACGAATGCCCGATAAAAGCAAAATGCCCATTGCTCATGGCGTGGAGGTCGAAGATTTGCGTCGCACCACCAGTCCAAGTGGTCATGGGGCCGCGGATGGCACCCGACGAATCAAATGCCATCAAACAGGCATTCGGATTCATTGTCGCAGTCGCCACCATCACGTCGCCGTTGGGTTGCGCTGCAATCGCGTGGACATTGAAGTCAAATCCATTTGCAAAAACGGTACGGAAGGATGCGGTGCTAGTGTTGTTGACGATGACCGTCTGACAACTGCTATGCGTCGCGCAGGCATTGGACACCGTTTGGCAAATGACATACGTGCCGGGCAAGGCATACGTATGGCTGCTCTGCACGCCTGTCGCGGTGGTGCCATCCCCAAAGTCCCAAGAAATCGTGCCATTGACCGCTGCATTCGTGATGGTCGCAGTAAGGCCGGCTGTAGAGGTGATCGAGAAGTTGGAATAGGGAATCGGGCAGGTGAAATTGTAACAATAAGTATTGCTCCCGCAGGCATTGGTCGCCGTAAGGCAAATGTTGAAATTCCCCCCGTTGACGTATGGCGCAAAGTAAGTCTTCACGGGATTGGCCACGGTACTCGTTGTCCCGTCACCAAAAGCCCAGCTGTAAGACTGTCCCAAGGTGCTCGTGTTCGTGAAGGTAAGCTGCCCGGGAGCCGTAACCGCATAGGTAAATCCAGCCACCGGTATCGCCGGACTCACCAAAACCGTGCGCCAAGTCGTGTCCTGGCAGGGTGCGTCGTAATAAACCGTTCCCAGCGTGTAGGTGCCCGCGACGGTCGGCGTCCAACTGAAGCTGCTGCCTGTTCCCATCGAAACGCCATTCACCAGCCAACTCAACCCCGTAGAATTCAGACCACTTGTTTCGGTATAGGTATTCGTCGAATTCACGCAAATATTTGCAGGTCCGCTCACAACCGCCGTGGAGCAAGCATGCACGGGGATCGAAAACGTATCCGAGCCACAGCCATTGGTGGCGATCACCGTCACCGGCCAAGTGCCGTAGGGCGGATAGCTATGCACCGGGTCATTCGTAGTACCGGTTGTGCCATCCCCAAAATCATAGAAAATCGAATAAAACCCAAAGGTGTTCTCGTTGAAAGCCACTTGCCCACCTCCTTGTGGAGTGGTGGTCACCGAAAGGCAGGGATTCATACAGGTATAGGTTCCGTTATTGGTGATACTGAGCTGCCTTTGTGCCGAAAACGCCAAGTTGTCGGTCGACAGCGTCAAACTTGGCGCTACGGTACTGCCCAAGACCCCCACGAAGGGAAGGGTGCCAGCGGTGAAATTTTGCGAGGAAACCGATGGCGGTGTTCCACTGCACGATTGCCGCACATCGTAGCCCGGCACGACAGCGAGATACCGGTAGTCGATATTCGCAGCGGTGAGGCAGGAATGCATGTCAAAGGCAAACATCGGATCACCAAAAGGCGAGCCGGTGACGGTACTTTGAAACTTGTTGCTCCCGGACCCGGGGTAAACCTTTTGTCCTTGTACCACCCCATTGTTATCGAGGACGATCAAATAAATTTCCTCCGTATAGGGATAGTTGCAGTTCATTGTCGATTGCAGTGTCACCCTTGCAGTGGCAGTCACGACGAGGTCGTTGGAACCCGGTGCTGCGACACCTGCCGCCTCGATCACGGTATAAGGAAGTCCCCAAAGCCCAGGCGTCGGCCGGAATTTTTTGGCCCAGCGCACCGCCATTGTACTGTCCGTACGAATCACCTTCACCGTATCGGCAACCATGCTCACGATTCCGAGGCCATGGTCTTGGTAAATCGTGTAGTTGGTTCCAACATTGAACAGGTCCTTGAGCCGGTTGCCATTCGCATTCAGAACCGTGACGCGCCCAAAGCAGGTCACGTACAGGCGCTGATCGATTCCCCAAAAGGCTTCCACCGGATCAGCTCCTGGATAGAAATTATGCCAGTCCGGAACAAAGCTTGCGCCAAATCGCACCACCCCAAATCCAGTCGTCGATGTTGCCTTGTACACAAGATAGATATGATCGTTCGTGTCAGCCACCATCTGAACCAAGTTGCTGTTGGTAATCTTCAATTGATTCAAGACGATCCCCATCGTATCCACCGTGCAGACGCGGCTATCTGCAGTGTTGCTGAGCCAGATATGGCTATTCTTTTGAATCACATTGGGGCCAGAAATATTGCCTGCCCAGCTCATGTATTGATCCATTTGCTTGTTCAACACATAATGATCAAAGTTGAATGTTGCGATGGGCGAAAACACAACATGCCCGTTCATCCCCATCGCATGGTACGACCGCATCGTCTGCGGACCATATTGACCGGCCTCCGGCCGCACGCTGATCCTGCAGCAAGCCTCCGGCTTAAGAAAGGAAGAGACCTTGTCAAGACCGCCTCCCGATTACCGCCAAACACCCGACATCCCGCATTCCATCCCAACCGCAGCCAAAAACAGCAAATGCCCCGTTCCATGAATAACCAACCTGTTTGCGCTCCGAGCTGATTTTTCGGCCCGCGGCCGCAATATCAGCGGGGAGGAAATACAATGTATACCCGCAATGCTACCCAGAGGCCGCTCCTCCGGAGCAAGACCCGCGACAAATCCTGCTGTTTGCGTAGCGCCGCCGACGCGGGAGGTGCAAGAAATGTAGCGTCATCGGCGCTCACACCGCATTTCCGGGTAGCGCCGCCGACGCACTCCATCCACCATTTGAAAATACCTCCCAAACCATTCCCCTTCGATCAAAAACAAAAACCGCTGACCAGATCTTCAAAATCCGGTCAGCGGTTTTTTATTCGAGGATCATCCCTACTGCACAACCACCTTGAACATCCGCCGTTGCTCCACGCCGGATGTCACTTCCACGAGATAGGTGCCAGGAGTTAAATGCTGGATGTCAATGGCTACCTCGTGATGCAACTCCGGTAGGGTTTGCACCTGCAATTGCCGGCCAAACATGTCCGAGATCTTCACCGTGAACGCATCAACAATCGGAGAAGCCGTGCGCAAACGCAATTCGCCTTGACCTATGCCGCGGGAAACCGGGTTTGGGTAGAGGGAGAGTCCGCCAAAATTCCCCATCCCAGCGTCAATGCCGACGAAGGTCACAAACAGGGTGTCACTGACCGCCGTGCAGCCATTGCTGTCTGTCACCATGATCGAATAACTACCTGACTGTGTGACGATATACGTTCCGCCATTCGCGCCGGAAATGTTGTTGCCATTCAGCAGCCATTGCATCGTCGGGTACGTCGGGGTACAAATCACCGAATTGCCATTTTGCGAAAGGGTAGGGGTCGGTGCCGGTATTGCAACCACGGTGAAGGTTTGCGTAGCAGAGCAACCTGCACCGTCCGTCACCGTCACCGTATAGCTGCCGGGGGCCAAGCCAACCAAATCCTGCGTGCTGTCTCCCGTACTCCAAACGTAGGAATAGCCTAAACAGTCGTTACCTCCGGATGGACTCAAGTCGATCATCCCCGCAGTATCCCCTGCACAAGTCGAGGTCACGCCCGCATTGGTCAAAATTGCTGGCGGACTCAGGATCGTCACACTATCCACCGCGGTCCCGCCGCCTGCATCGGTGACGGTCACGTAATAGACACCTGCTGCCAAACCCGAAATGGTCGCCGTCGTGGCCCCGTTGCTCCACAAATAGGTGTCGTTGCCACAGCCTCCGCTTCCGGATACATGGGCAATCCCATCGTTGCCACCCGGACATGTGAGGTGGTAGCCACACAGGGACGAATCAGGCCAAGCTTGCGTCGTCGGATTTTGCCCCACGACGGTGATGTTGGTCACGCAAGTGGATGTGTTCCCGTTCGCATCCGTCACCGTCAAGGTCACAGCGTTGGAGCCAACATTTCCGCAGGTGAAGGCGGATTGGCTCAGGTTCAGGCTATTGATCGTGCAATTGTCGGTGCTGCCGCTGCCTACTGCGGCTGCGGTTACCGTACCGTTTCCATTGACATCCAAGGTCACCGTGACAGCCTGACAATTCGCTGTCGGCGCAACATTGTCCACAGTGACCGTAACAGCGATCCGCGGCGAATTCGAACAGGATCCACCCGTCGCTTCGGCATAGTAGGTTGTTGTCACAGTAGGGGTGACCACAAAGTTGGCCCCGCTTGCACTTGATCCAATGGCGACGCCGCCCGAGGGCACCGTGAACCAAGAAATGGTATTGCCGACCGAGGTTGCATTCATATCAGCCGATCCACCAGGGCATATCATCGAAGGAATGGCTGTCACATTGGAAGGTGTGGCACAAGGAGGCACAATCACATCCGGTGTGATCACGACCTCACCATTCCCGAGCCGAAATCCACTTGTCAATGTGCCGCCGGTCACGCCGCCGATGTAGGAAGATCCACCGCCACCGCCGCCAAAAAGGCCGCCACCGCCGCCATACCATCCGCCGCCGCCGCCTGCACCACAAGCGCCATCACCTTCGCCGCGACCACCTGCGCCAAAAGATCCCGCCTGCGGTGTATGGCAACATGCGACGCCTGCCGCACCGCCAGCCGACTGCGTGCCGCCTTTGCCACCGCTTTGCGGCCAAGTATTCCAAGTGCCGCCGTCTCCGCCAATCAATCCGCCGCCAGCGCCACCTGCACGGTTTTGACTCGCCGAATTGGTGCCGCCGCCGCCGCCGCCTCCGACGATCACCCGGTTGGCCAAGCCATAAGGGCTGATGCGCACATCCGATCCGCCCCCTCCCGTGCCACCGGAAGACGGTGCCGTAAATCCTGCCCCGCCATTGTACCCCCCCGTAGGCGTCGTGGAGTTGAAAAAGGCTCCGGCCCCCCCGACATACACCTCGAGCACCTGTCCCGGCGTCACCGATAGCGAACCTTGGGCCCGTCCTCCCATGCCTCCGGGTGCATTGGTAATGCCGCCACCTTGCGCACCTTTGGCATCGATCGTCACCGAAATCACCCCGGGCGGAACGGTATAAGTCTGAACGCCGCCCGTATAGGAAAAGGTCGTTGCCTGTGCCAAAAGGGTATTCCCCGCGGAAACAAGCAGCAGCACCGCCAACATCATTCTACCCATCCTGCCCCGTTGATGCAGAATACCTTGCATTGATCGTAGTGTTTTTCTCATGTCTTAAAGTGTTGATAAAGGAGATCCACAAAATAGGAATTCTTGCGCGAT includes the following:
- a CDS encoding PKD domain-containing protein; this translates as MRSYHAMGMNGHVVFSPIATFNFDHYVLNKQMDQYMSWAGNISGPNVIQKNSHIWLSNTADSRVCTVDTMGIVLNQLKITNSNLVQMVADTNDHIYLVYKATSTTGFGVVRFGASFVPDWHNFYPGADPVEAFWGIDQRLYVTCFGRVTVLNANGNRLKDLFNVGTNYTIYQDHGLGIVSMVADTVKVIRTDSTMAVRWAKKFRPTPGLWGLPYTVIEAAGVAAPGSNDLVVTATARVTLQSTMNCNYPYTEEIYLIVLDNNGVVQGQKVYPGSGSNKFQSTVTGSPFGDPMFAFDMHSCLTAANIDYRYLAVVPGYDVRQSCSGTPPSVSSQNFTAGTLPFVGVLGSTVAPSLTLSTDNLAFSAQRQLSITNNGTYTCMNPCLSVTTTPQGGGQVAFNENTFGFYSIFYDFGDGTTGTTNDPVHSYPPYGTWPVTVIATNGCGSDTFSIPVHACSTAVVSGPANICVNSTNTYTETSGLNSTGLSWLVNGVSMGTGSSFSWTPTVAGTYTLGTVYYDAPCQDTTWRTVLVSPAIPVAGFTYAVTAPGQLTFTNTSTLGQSYSWAFGDGTTSTVANPVKTYFAPYVNGGNFNICLTATNACGSNTYCYNFTCPIPYSNFSITSTAGLTATITNAAVNGTISWDFGDGTTATGVQSSHTYALPGTYVICQTVSNACATHSSCQTVIVNNTSTASFRTVFANGFDFNVHAIAAQPNGDVMVATATMNPNACLMAFDSSGAIRGPMTTWTGGATQIFDLHAMSNGHFAFIGHSFNSGSNFDPFWGELDKFGNVVQAKYLPINTIGQLGTTSFKVPSGYFFVVKEGQGQFNSYYIKLDLNFNVQYVRYLNTSKIYGGMEAPDGSMWLVQQPNSNSTTLEFVHLNPAGIGYEKYTTTLPFGGTNAFFLGEMGLGMDCDGNMYGMLSVSDIYAGTGSTPRLGVFRFNTMTHAVESRLYRVGMTGSANNPLQKPVIRSLVKYPNGHWIGWGTLNRNPSQFNVAPQKEKFVVDLDPSTFTLTFNAYGTTGATYNEDTWDAYVAGSGQCYTLGKSGITANPLEIHRHSSPTDCQLPASVYAPQAVVEFTNTTATYSAAIISSTALTATPLNWTPLPTPANGTSLLQCSAACPSGLTASFTSNVVGNTVTFTSTGTPGAMLNWSILGQNCLANGGSGNSGPTTLTVTLPCGLHVVTLTASDQCGTASSTQTDW
- a CDS encoding T9SS type A sorting domain-containing protein, whose translation is MRKTLRSMQGILHQRGRMGRMMLAVLLLVSAGNTLLAQATTFSYTGGVQTYTVPPGVISVTIDAKGAQGGGITNAPGGMGGRAQGSLSVTPGQVLEVYVGGAGAFFNSTTPTGGYNGGAGFTAPSSGGTGGGGSDVRISPYGLANRVIVGGGGGGGTNSASQNRAGGAGGGLIGGDGGTWNTWPQSGGKGGTQSAGGAAGVACCHTPQAGSFGAGGRGEGDGACGAGGGGGWYGGGGGLFGGGGGGSSYIGGVTGGTLTSGFRLGNGEVVITPDVIVPPCATPSNVTAIPSMICPGGSADMNATSVGNTISWFTVPSGGVAIGSSASGANFVVTPTVTTTYYAEATGGSCSNSPRIAVTVTVDNVAPTANCQAVTVTLDVNGNGTVTAAAVGSGSTDNCTINSLNLSQSAFTCGNVGSNAVTLTVTDANGNTSTCVTNITVVGQNPTTQAWPDSSLCGYHLTCPGGNDGIAHVSGSGGCGNDTYLWSNGATTATISGLAAGVYYVTVTDAGGGTAVDSVTILSPPAILTNAGVTSTCAGDTAGMIDLSPSGGNDCLGYSYVWSTGDSTQDLVGLAPGSYTVTVTDGAGCSATQTFTVVAIPAPTPTLSQNGNSVICTPTYPTMQWLLNGNNISGANGGTYIVTQSGSYSIMVTDSNGCTAVSDTLFVTFVGIDAGMGNFGGLSLYPNPVSRGIGQGELRLRTASPIVDAFTVKISDMFGRQLQVQTLPELHHEVAIDIQHLTPGTYLVEVTSGVEQRRMFKVVVQ